The following coding sequences are from one Novosphingobium sp. KACC 22771 window:
- the mutL gene encoding DNA mismatch repair endonuclease MutL: MPIIRRLPENLVNRIAAGEVVERPASALKELMENSIDAGAGQISVRLSDGGLEAIEVTDDGCGMAPDQMALALERHATSKLPDEAIELVTTLGFRGEALPSIASVARFSIESRPRGAAEGWRRVVDHGDVVEDGPAALPPGTRIRVDNLFAKIPARRKFLRSGRSEYAACLDVVRRLAMARPEVGFVLEHDGRRVLSVQPGQTGPDRVAQIVARELAEDGVIIDLERGPARLTGVAGLPTFNRGVADHQYLFVNGRPVKDRLLVGAVRGAYADMLARDRHAVLALFLDVPPEEVDVNVHPAKTEVRFRDPSFIRGFIVSGLRHALEGAGQKTAQTPAAPAMTAWQAEPIAPAPAPSLTSLFARQYAPQYTPSPNRVSEAGAAWRGYEAQVMAPAQDLPMGRAEVSQEPAPEALRHPLGVARGQVAHTYIIAEAEDGLVIVDQHAAHERIVLERLKAAGAGDKVAAAQALLLPEVIELDEPSCDRLEEAIPTLAQLGLALERFGPTAMLARSVPAALGKGDVQALVRDVADDLAANGDALLLGERLDLVLATMACHGSVRAGRALNVAEMNALLREMEVTPRSGQCNHGRPTWVKLAHGDIEKLFGRK, from the coding sequence ATGCCCATTATTCGCCGCCTGCCCGAAAATCTGGTCAACCGCATCGCCGCCGGTGAAGTGGTCGAGCGGCCCGCCTCCGCGCTCAAGGAATTGATGGAAAATTCCATCGATGCCGGTGCGGGGCAGATCAGCGTGCGCCTGTCCGATGGCGGGCTGGAGGCGATCGAAGTGACCGACGACGGCTGCGGCATGGCGCCTGATCAGATGGCGCTGGCGCTGGAACGGCACGCGACCTCGAAATTGCCCGACGAGGCCATTGAACTGGTCACCACCCTTGGCTTTCGCGGCGAGGCTTTGCCCTCCATCGCCAGCGTCGCGCGCTTTTCCATCGAGAGCCGCCCGCGCGGGGCCGCAGAGGGTTGGCGCCGGGTGGTCGATCATGGCGATGTGGTCGAGGACGGCCCCGCCGCGCTGCCCCCCGGCACACGGATCCGGGTGGACAATCTTTTTGCCAAAATTCCCGCGCGGCGCAAATTCCTGCGGTCCGGGCGCAGCGAATATGCCGCCTGCCTTGATGTGGTGCGCCGTCTGGCCATGGCGCGGCCCGAGGTCGGCTTTGTGCTGGAGCATGACGGGCGGCGCGTGTTGTCGGTCCAGCCGGGGCAGACCGGCCCTGACCGCGTAGCCCAGATCGTCGCGCGCGAACTGGCCGAGGACGGGGTGATTATCGACCTCGAACGTGGCCCGGCGCGGTTGACGGGGGTGGCGGGGCTGCCCACGTTCAACCGGGGCGTGGCCGATCATCAATATCTTTTCGTCAATGGCCGCCCGGTCAAGGATCGCCTGCTGGTGGGTGCGGTGCGCGGGGCCTATGCCGATATGCTGGCGCGTGATCGCCATGCGGTGCTGGCGCTGTTCCTCGACGTTCCGCCCGAGGAGGTCGATGTGAACGTCCACCCGGCCAAGACCGAGGTGCGTTTCCGCGATCCTTCGTTTATCCGGGGCTTTATCGTATCGGGCCTGCGCCATGCGCTGGAAGGGGCGGGGCAAAAGACCGCCCAGACCCCGGCGGCCCCGGCCATGACCGCTTGGCAGGCCGAACCGATTGCTCCTGCCCCGGCGCCCAGCCTGACCAGCCTTTTCGCCCGCCAATATGCGCCCCAATATACGCCATCTCCCAACCGCGTCAGCGAGGCGGGCGCGGCATGGCGCGGCTATGAGGCGCAGGTGATGGCCCCGGCGCAGGACCTGCCGATGGGCCGCGCCGAAGTGTCGCAGGAACCCGCGCCCGAGGCCCTCCGGCATCCACTGGGCGTAGCGCGCGGACAGGTGGCCCACACCTATATCATCGCCGAGGCCGAGGATGGTCTGGTGATTGTTGATCAACATGCCGCCCATGAACGTATCGTGCTGGAACGGTTGAAGGCCGCAGGGGCGGGCGACAAGGTGGCCGCTGCACAGGCACTGCTCCTGCCCGAGGTGATTGAGTTGGATGAGCCAAGCTGCGACAGGCTGGAGGAGGCGATCCCGACCTTGGCGCAGCTCGGGCTGGCGCTGGAGCGGTTCGGGCCCACGGCGATGCTGGCGCGCTCGGTCCCCGCCGCGCTGGGCAAGGGCGATGTTCAGGCGCTGGTGCGCGATGTGGCCGACGATCTGGCGGCCAATGGGGACGCCCTGCTGCTGGGCGAAAGGCTCGATCTGGTGCTGGCCACCATGGCCTGCCACGGCAGCGTGCGGGCGGGGCGGGCGCTCAACGTGGCCGAAATGAACGCCCTGCTGCGCGAGATGGAAGTGACCCCGCGCTCAGGCCAGTGCAACCACGGGCGGCCGACCTGGGTGAAGCTGGCGCATGGGGACATTGAGAAGCTGTTCGGGCGGAAATAG
- a CDS encoding rod shape-determining protein has product MSSFFSRFMKFGSQNMAIDLGTANTLVYVQDRGIVLNEPSVVAIETINGNKSVKAVGDDAKMMMGKTPDSIEAIRPLRDGVIADIEIAEEMIKHFIRKVHGKRSLFRYPEIVICVPSGSTSVERRAIRDAASNAGASQVYLILEPMAAAIGADMPVTEPVGSMVVDIGGGTTEVAVLSLRGLAYTTSVRVGGDKMDEAIVSYVRRHHNLLIGEATAERIKKDYGIAVMPADGIGETIHLKGRDLVNGVPKEITITQANIAEALSEPISAIIEGVRIALENTAPELAADIVDQGIVLTGGGALIKGLDDYLREETGLPVSIAEDPLSCVALGTGRAMEDPIYRGVLMTA; this is encoded by the coding sequence ATGTCGTCCTTTTTCTCGCGTTTCATGAAATTCGGTTCGCAAAACATGGCCATCGACCTCGGCACGGCCAATACGCTTGTCTATGTGCAGGACCGGGGAATCGTGTTGAACGAGCCCAGCGTGGTGGCCATCGAGACGATCAACGGCAACAAGAGCGTCAAGGCCGTGGGCGATGATGCCAAGATGATGATGGGCAAGACCCCCGACAGCATCGAGGCCATCCGCCCGCTGCGCGACGGCGTGATTGCCGACATCGAAATCGCCGAAGAAATGATCAAGCATTTCATCCGCAAGGTTCATGGCAAGCGCAGCCTGTTCCGTTACCCGGAAATCGTGATCTGCGTTCCCTCGGGCAGCACCAGCGTTGAACGCCGCGCGATCCGCGATGCGGCCAGCAATGCGGGCGCCAGCCAGGTTTACCTGATCCTCGAACCGATGGCCGCCGCGATTGGCGCCGACATGCCCGTGACCGAGCCGGTGGGTTCGATGGTGGTCGACATCGGCGGCGGCACGACCGAAGTCGCCGTGCTTTCGCTGCGCGGTCTTGCCTATACGACCAGCGTGCGCGTGGGCGGCGACAAGATGGACGAAGCCATCGTTTCCTATGTCCGCCGACACCACAACCTGCTGATCGGTGAAGCCACAGCCGAGCGCATCAAGAAGGATTACGGCATTGCCGTGATGCCCGCCGACGGGATTGGCGAAACGATCCACCTCAAGGGTCGCGATCTGGTCAATGGCGTGCCCAAGGAAATCACGATCACGCAGGCCAATATCGCCGAAGCGCTGTCCGAACCGATCAGCGCGATCATCGAAGGCGTGCGCATCGCTCTTGAAAACACCGCGCCCGAACTGGCCGCCGATATTGTCGATCAGGGCATCGTGCTGACCGGCGGCGGCGCGCTGATCAAGGGTCTGGACGATTATCTGCGCGAGGAAACCGGCCTGCCGGTGTCGATCGCGGAGGATCCGCTGTCCTGCGTGGCGCTGGGCACGGGCCGCGCGATGGAGGATCCGATCTATCGCGGCGTGTTGATGACGGCCTGA
- the mreC gene encoding rod shape-determining protein MreC: MAPPGNRRPGYSRRAHNNIFFAYVAAGVGALVGGALLFASMGSTGNFASLRNIAGDVTQPAAQLTAQGRSAAGGVWGAAAGYFTSGPENARLKKEVALGRVQAVELAAVKQENERLKAMLGLTSDTPKPITYGWLVASTNANARRYATISVGSLQGVKSGMPVRTHLGLIGRVLEVGLHSARVLMITDPESVVPVRRASDSIPAFATGKGDGTLQLRLLTLGINPLKVGDAFVTSGSGGLYWPGTPIAVVSSLTRDGAIARVLGDPAVSEMVAVLPAWAPGDDPTLPPPADPVKAKAEADAAAKAAAKAAKAAAGATGGAAPKAAR, from the coding sequence ATGGCTCCGCCAGGCAACCGGCGCCCGGGCTATTCGCGCAGGGCGCATAACAATATCTTCTTTGCCTATGTGGCGGCCGGTGTGGGTGCGCTGGTGGGCGGCGCGCTGCTGTTCGCCTCAATGGGCAGCACCGGCAATTTCGCGTCCCTGCGCAATATCGCGGGCGACGTGACACAGCCTGCGGCACAATTGACCGCGCAGGGGCGCTCGGCTGCGGGTGGCGTGTGGGGCGCTGCGGCGGGCTATTTCACCTCGGGCCCGGAAAATGCGCGGCTGAAAAAAGAGGTCGCGCTGGGGCGGGTGCAGGCGGTCGAACTGGCGGCGGTGAAACAGGAGAACGAGCGGCTCAAAGCGATGCTAGGCCTGACTTCGGACACGCCCAAGCCGATCACCTATGGCTGGCTGGTGGCCAGCACCAACGCCAACGCGCGGCGCTATGCGACGATCTCGGTGGGCAGCCTGCAGGGCGTGAAAAGCGGAATGCCGGTGCGCACCCATCTGGGGCTGATCGGGCGCGTGCTGGAGGTGGGCCTGCATTCGGCCCGCGTGTTGATGATCACGGATCCCGAAAGCGTGGTGCCGGTGCGCCGCGCCAGCGATTCGATCCCCGCCTTTGCCACCGGCAAGGGTGATGGCACGCTGCAACTGCGGCTGCTGACGCTGGGGATCAATCCGCTCAAGGTGGGCGATGCCTTCGTCACTTCCGGTTCGGGCGGGCTTTACTGGCCCGGCACGCCGATTGCTGTGGTTTCCAGCCTGACGCGCGACGGCGCGATCGCCCGCGTGCTGGGCGATCCGGCGGTCAGCGAGATGGTGGCTGTGTTGCCCGCATGGGCGCCGGGCGATGATCCCACGCTGCCCCCGCCCGCCGATCCGGTGAAGGCCAAGGCCGAAGCCGATGCGGCGGCCAAAGCGGCGGCAAAAGCGGCCAAAGCGGCAGCAGGCGCAACCGGCGGCGCCGCGCCCAAGGCGGCACGCTGA
- a CDS encoding rod shape-determining protein MreD — protein sequence MAANRLLRSRARQISRAPSPFVAYAAPWLTVALASCLPGWPLIAVAPIMPPLGFMTLLAWRQLRPGLLPVWSGAVLGMVDDLFSGAPFGAAMALWSITMIVMDLIEARFPWRNFLTDWLVAGVFIAAYLALGWVIAAHSGGAIAPALVVPQGLMALVAYPMVGRTVGLIDRWRLMRFRVLG from the coding sequence ATGGCGGCCAACCGGCTTTTGCGAAGCCGCGCGCGCCAGATCAGCCGCGCGCCCTCGCCGTTTGTCGCCTATGCCGCGCCCTGGCTGACGGTGGCGCTGGCCTCGTGCCTGCCGGGATGGCCGCTGATTGCGGTGGCGCCGATCATGCCGCCGCTGGGGTTTATGACGCTGCTGGCGTGGCGACAATTGCGGCCGGGCCTGCTGCCGGTCTGGTCGGGCGCGGTGCTGGGCATGGTCGATGACCTGTTCAGCGGGGCCCCCTTTGGCGCTGCCATGGCGCTGTGGTCGATCACGATGATCGTGATGGATCTGATCGAGGCGCGGTTTCCCTGGCGCAATTTCCTCACCGACTGGCTGGTGGCGGGGGTGTTTATCGCCGCCTATCTGGCGCTGGGCTGGGTGATTGCGGCGCATTCGGGCGGGGCCATCGCGCCTGCGCTGGTGGTGCCGCAAGGGCTGATGGCGCTGGTGGCCTATCCGATGGTGGGGCGCACGGTCGGGCTGATCGACCGCTGGCGATTGATGCGATTCCGGGTGCTGGGTTGA
- the mrdA gene encoding penicillin-binding protein 2 gives MAKRKKAPKLITPAMLRDSFDRRSMVVGLLQGGVGVLLATRMGYIALAESQKYQMMAESNRVNLSLIPPRRGWILDRDGQPIASNRADFRVDLIPDRVIEKEKTLEELAHMLGLDEIALQDVRDRLEKARGFQPVEAGSHLSWEQFAAISVRQPDLPGVVPQRSFSRYYPSGPCVGHLVGYVGAANAKDYEKEHNPLLITPGFKIGKDGLEKVYDQTLRGQPGARRTEVTASGKIVRDLETREDVPGQPIKLTVHAGLQEYAARRIGVESGACVVIDCLTGDLLSFVSMPSFDPNSFTDGVGRLEWKMLSDDDHVPLRNKLLHGLYPPGSTVKPTVALAFLEAGLDPKASVNCNGGLRVGNRVFHCWQHHGHGSVDMAKGIYQSCDVYFYHFAQQIGMDQIARTMRKIGYGQKFPLPYPSQSYGTVPDPAWKMKKYGKEWAVYDTVNATIGQGYVQVNPLQQAIIASRLASGKLLMPRLMHDDKAPAPASLGVPQEHLDFIHSAMHEMVNGRGTGHAAKIPIPGVELAGKSGTAQVVGLNIGNGKGGLWRHRDHGHFICFAPFDKPRYACAVLVEHGGGSGAAMPIARDVMTYMFDQQKAWDALTKLEAGWGGTPQQRQAAKYRTYAAQYGVSAPAVQDSDEALARENEADARPTPQPIQSDAAPPAPEPIADDAPAPAPTPSPAPSASPSQHP, from the coding sequence ATGGCAAAGCGCAAGAAAGCGCCGAAACTGATTACGCCCGCGATGCTGCGCGACAGTTTCGACCGTCGCAGCATGGTCGTGGGCCTGTTGCAGGGCGGGGTCGGCGTGCTGCTGGCCACGCGCATGGGCTATATCGCTCTGGCCGAAAGCCAGAAGTATCAGATGATGGCGGAGAGCAACCGGGTCAACCTGTCGCTGATCCCGCCGCGCCGGGGCTGGATTCTGGACCGCGACGGCCAGCCCATCGCCAGCAACCGCGCCGATTTCCGCGTCGACCTGATCCCCGACCGGGTGATCGAAAAGGAAAAGACGCTGGAGGAACTGGCCCATATGCTGGGGCTGGACGAGATCGCGCTGCAGGATGTGCGCGACCGGCTGGAAAAGGCGCGCGGGTTTCAGCCCGTCGAGGCCGGGTCGCATTTGAGCTGGGAACAATTCGCCGCCATTTCGGTGCGCCAGCCCGATCTGCCCGGCGTGGTGCCGCAGCGCAGTTTCTCCCGCTATTACCCATCCGGCCCCTGCGTGGGCCATCTGGTGGGCTATGTCGGCGCGGCCAATGCCAAGGATTATGAGAAAGAGCACAACCCGCTGCTGATCACGCCGGGTTTCAAGATCGGCAAGGACGGGCTGGAAAAGGTCTATGACCAGACCCTGCGCGGCCAGCCCGGCGCCCGCCGCACCGAGGTGACGGCCAGCGGGAAGATCGTGCGCGACCTTGAAACGCGCGAGGACGTGCCGGGGCAGCCGATCAAGTTGACGGTCCATGCCGGATTGCAGGAATATGCCGCACGCCGCATCGGGGTGGAAAGCGGCGCCTGCGTGGTGATCGATTGCCTGACGGGCGACCTCCTCAGCTTTGTTTCCATGCCCAGTTTCGACCCCAACAGCTTTACCGACGGGGTCGGGCGGCTGGAATGGAAGATGCTGTCGGACGATGACCATGTGCCGCTGCGCAACAAGCTGCTGCATGGCCTTTATCCGCCCGGTTCAACGGTCAAGCCCACGGTGGCGCTGGCCTTTCTGGAGGCGGGGCTTGACCCCAAGGCCAGCGTCAATTGCAACGGCGGGCTGCGCGTGGGCAACCGCGTGTTCCACTGCTGGCAGCACCACGGCCACGGCAGCGTCGATATGGCCAAGGGCATCTATCAGTCCTGCGACGTCTATTTCTATCACTTTGCCCAACAGATCGGCATGGACCAGATCGCGCGCACGATGCGCAAGATCGGCTATGGCCAGAAATTCCCCCTGCCCTATCCCAGCCAGTCCTATGGCACGGTGCCCGATCCGGCGTGGAAGATGAAGAAATATGGCAAGGAATGGGCCGTTTACGACACTGTGAACGCCACCATCGGTCAGGGCTATGTGCAGGTGAACCCCTTGCAGCAGGCGATCATCGCCAGCCGTCTGGCCAGCGGCAAATTGCTGATGCCGCGCCTGATGCATGATGACAAGGCCCCCGCGCCTGCTTCGCTTGGTGTGCCGCAGGAACATCTCGATTTCATCCATTCCGCCATGCACGAAATGGTCAACGGGCGCGGCACCGGCCATGCAGCCAAAATCCCCATCCCCGGTGTCGAACTGGCGGGCAAGAGCGGCACGGCGCAGGTTGTCGGCCTCAACATCGGCAATGGCAAGGGCGGCCTCTGGCGCCACCGCGACCATGGCCATTTCATCTGTTTCGCGCCTTTTGACAAACCGCGCTATGCCTGCGCCGTGCTGGTGGAGCATGGCGGCGGTTCGGGCGCGGCCATGCCGATCGCGCGCGATGTGATGACCTATATGTTCGACCAGCAGAAAGCGTGGGACGCGCTGACCAAGCTGGAGGCCGGATGGGGCGGCACGCCGCAACAAAGGCAAGCCGCCAAGTATCGCACCTATGCCGCGCAATATGGCGTTTCGGCCCCCGCGGTTCAGGACAGCGACGAGGCCCTGGCGCGCGAGAACGAGGCCGATGCCCGGCCCACGCCCCAGCCGATCCAGTCCGACGCCGCCCCGCCCGCGCCCGAGCCCATTGCCGATGATGCTCCGGCGCCCGCCCCGACGCCCAGTCCCGCGCCCTCAGCCAGCCCGAGCCAGCATCCATGA
- the rodA gene encoding rod shape-determining protein RodA has translation MSMHVIPTPLRGLPWRVLIPLTALVLFGATVLWSAAGGHWSPYAWKHIFNFGLFLSLAIAISRLPDRAFRQSAYPIYGGLVFLLMLVEAVGKVGGGSQRWLNIGFMNLQPSELMKPGIVLVMAVFYASLPPTLIRSWRALVPPLILLGAPAALVMLQPDLGTALAICFGAVVVVFLSGTPIWWFISGGAAAAVIAPLAFFFALHDYQRKRVLVFLDPEADMLGSGYHITQSKIAIGSGGFFGKGLGNGTQSHLKYLPEAHTDFAFATMAEEWGMIGGLFILFVFFIVLFRWGMGVARRAPDRFSQLLAAGMTATIFFYVAINMMMVMGLAPVVGIPLPFISHGGSSMMTNMICIGTIMAVDRWGRRAGGRLG, from the coding sequence ATGAGCATGCATGTTATCCCCACGCCCCTGCGCGGCCTGCCATGGCGGGTGCTGATCCCGCTGACGGCGCTGGTGCTGTTTGGCGCGACGGTGCTGTGGTCGGCGGCGGGGGGCCATTGGTCGCCCTATGCGTGGAAGCATATTTTCAACTTTGGCCTGTTCCTCTCGCTGGCCATCGCGATTTCGCGCCTGCCCGACCGCGCCTTTCGCCAATCGGCCTATCCGATCTATGGCGGCCTCGTCTTCCTGCTGATGCTGGTCGAGGCGGTGGGCAAGGTCGGCGGGGGCAGCCAGCGCTGGCTCAACATCGGCTTTATGAATCTTCAGCCGTCCGAATTGATGAAGCCGGGGATCGTGCTGGTGATGGCAGTGTTTTATGCCAGCCTGCCGCCGACGCTGATCCGCAGCTGGCGCGCGCTGGTGCCGCCGCTGATCCTGCTGGGGGCGCCCGCCGCACTGGTGATGCTTCAGCCCGATCTGGGCACGGCGCTGGCGATCTGTTTTGGCGCGGTGGTGGTGGTGTTCCTGTCGGGCACGCCGATCTGGTGGTTCATCAGCGGCGGCGCAGCGGCGGCGGTGATTGCTCCGCTGGCGTTCTTTTTCGCGCTGCATGATTATCAGCGCAAGCGCGTGCTGGTGTTTCTCGACCCCGAAGCCGACATGCTGGGCTCGGGCTATCACATTACCCAGTCCAAGATCGCCATCGGTTCGGGCGGCTTTTTCGGCAAGGGGCTGGGCAATGGCACGCAGAGCCATCTGAAATACCTGCCCGAGGCGCATACCGACTTTGCCTTTGCCACCATGGCCGAGGAATGGGGGATGATCGGGGGGCTGTTTATCCTCTTCGTGTTTTTCATCGTGCTGTTCCGCTGGGGCATGGGCGTGGCGCGCCGGGCGCCGGATCGGTTCAGCCAACTGCTGGCCGCCGGGATGACCGCGACGATCTTTTTCTATGTGGCGATCAACATGATGATGGTCATGGGCCTGGCCCCGGTGGTGGGCATCCCCCTACCCTTTATCAGCCATGGCGGGTCCTCGATGATGACCAACATGATCTGTATCGGCACGATCATGGCCGTTGACCGCTGGGGCAGGCGCGCAGGGGGCAGGCTGGGTTGA
- a CDS encoding acyltransferase family protein, translating to MAEMPSSTLKRLPGIELLRLVAASCVLLLHLRAVFGGQRVFGQGYLGVDFFLMLSGFLMARVQEPRLAQGAAVWSFLRRRFWRLWPMMALGAVVGMPRLWLHSVNFYNFLLAAVPNMALLPVWWWTFAFPINIPAWTITCELACNAAHVLGLWRLRRWWMVALAAALLVADGWIAWRFHGLDVGARSNNFFWGLLRCLAAYVLGIVLARWWRDGPAVAVPWWVAVALMPGLLPLMWWAGMQAWWCDVGFVVLACPAMIAGAMRLDRFHDAAMRLGRIAFPLFALQMPIIEGVRELGGTYWIALAVAVAAGILVADLAAQISAWRIVRRNNVMAM from the coding sequence ATGGCCGAAATGCCCTCCTCCACGTTAAAGCGCCTGCCGGGCATCGAACTGCTGCGTCTGGTGGCGGCTTCCTGTGTGCTGCTGCTGCATCTGCGCGCGGTGTTTGGCGGGCAGCGGGTGTTTGGTCAGGGCTATCTGGGCGTCGATTTCTTTCTGATGCTGTCCGGCTTTCTGATGGCGCGGGTTCAGGAGCCCAGACTGGCGCAGGGCGCGGCGGTGTGGTCGTTTCTGCGGCGGCGGTTTTGGCGATTGTGGCCGATGATGGCGCTGGGCGCGGTCGTGGGGATGCCGCGCCTGTGGCTCCATTCGGTCAATTTCTATAATTTCCTGCTGGCGGCGGTGCCCAATATGGCGCTGCTGCCGGTGTGGTGGTGGACCTTTGCCTTTCCGATCAACATTCCGGCATGGACGATTACCTGCGAACTGGCCTGCAATGCGGCGCATGTGCTGGGCCTTTGGCGGTTGCGGCGGTGGTGGATGGTTGCGCTGGCGGCGGCGCTGCTTGTGGCGGATGGCTGGATCGCGTGGCGGTTTCACGGGCTCGATGTCGGAGCCAGGAGCAACAATTTCTTTTGGGGCTTGCTGCGCTGTCTGGCCGCCTATGTGCTGGGTATCGTGTTGGCGCGCTGGTGGCGTGATGGGCCTGCTGTTGCGGTTCCATGGTGGGTGGCGGTTGCGCTGATGCCTGGGCTGCTGCCGCTGATGTGGTGGGCGGGGATGCAGGCGTGGTGGTGCGATGTCGGCTTTGTGGTGCTGGCCTGCCCGGCCATGATTGCGGGCGCGATGCGGCTCGACCGGTTCCATGATGCGGCGATGCGGCTGGGACGGATCGCCTTCCCTCTGTTTGCCCTGCAAATGCCGATTATCGAGGGTGTGCGCGAACTGGGCGGCACCTATTGGATCGCTCTGGCCGTGGCGGTTGCGGCGGGGATTCTGGTGGCGGATCTGGCCGCGCAAATATCCGCTTGGCGCATAGTCAGAAGAAATAATGTGATGGCAATGTGA
- the ribB gene encoding 3,4-dihydroxy-2-butanone-4-phosphate synthase codes for MTQNILDRVRRLVNEGGMTRAGLARAAGLHANTLRDVNEPEWNPTAETLGKLERFLDESDETPVLVGIDEIIEEARNGRMYILVDDEDRENEGDLIIPAQMATPAAINFMVTHGRGLVCLALSHERVDQLGLEPMSRRNGTPLGTAFTVSIEAKEGITTGISAADRARTVSVAIDGSKGSADIVSPGHVFPLRARAGGVLVRAGHTEAAVDISRLAGLNPSGVICEIMRDDGTMARLEDLVGFARQHGLKIGTIRDLIAYRRKHDRMVSLKSETTFKSRYGGEWQARAYFNKATGDETLVLLKGRVDPAKPTLVRMHGTSVFADLLWEDSPRAGLLQRSMEIIGEEGAGVIVFVNRPHPEASKAFEWRRQAMAGNTKHLEELRDYGVGAQVLAELGIHELVLLTNTHHTLVALEGYGLTIAEERRID; via the coding sequence ATGACACAGAACATCCTTGATCGCGTTCGCCGCCTTGTCAACGAAGGGGGCATGACCCGCGCCGGACTGGCCCGCGCCGCCGGGCTTCATGCCAACACCCTGCGCGATGTCAACGAGCCGGAATGGAACCCCACCGCCGAAACTCTGGGCAAGCTTGAGCGTTTCCTTGACGAGAGCGACGAGACGCCGGTGCTGGTCGGCATCGATGAAATCATCGAGGAAGCCCGCAACGGGCGGATGTATATCCTTGTCGATGACGAAGACCGCGAGAATGAAGGCGACCTGATCATCCCGGCCCAGATGGCCACCCCCGCCGCGATCAATTTCATGGTCACCCATGGGCGCGGCCTCGTCTGCCTTGCGCTCTCGCATGAGCGTGTGGACCAGTTGGGCCTTGAACCGATGAGCCGCCGCAACGGCACGCCGCTGGGCACCGCCTTTACCGTCTCGATCGAGGCCAAGGAAGGCATCACCACCGGCATTTCGGCGGCCGACCGCGCCCGCACCGTTTCGGTGGCCATCGACGGCAGCAAGGGTTCGGCCGACATCGTCAGCCCCGGCCATGTCTTCCCGCTGCGCGCCCGCGCCGGGGGCGTGCTGGTGCGCGCGGGCCATACCGAGGCGGCGGTCGATATTTCGCGCCTCGCCGGTCTCAATCCTTCCGGCGTGATCTGCGAGATCATGCGAGATGACGGCACGATGGCCCGGCTTGAGGATCTCGTCGGCTTTGCCCGCCAGCATGGGCTGAAAATCGGCACGATCCGCGATCTGATCGCCTATCGCCGCAAGCATGACCGCATGGTCAGCCTGAAATCGGAAACCACCTTCAAGAGCCGTTATGGCGGCGAATGGCAGGCCCGCGCCTATTTCAACAAGGCGACCGGCGATGAAACGCTGGTGCTGCTCAAGGGCCGCGTGGACCCGGCCAAGCCGACGCTGGTGCGCATGCATGGCACCTCGGTCTTTGCCGACCTGTTGTGGGAGGACAGCCCGCGCGCCGGTCTCTTGCAGCGTTCGATGGAAATCATCGGCGAGGAAGGCGCGGGCGTGATCGTCTTTGTCAACCGCCCCCACCCCGAGGCCTCCAAGGCTTTTGAATGGCGGCGTCAGGCCATGGCGGGCAACACCAAGCACCTTGAGGAGCTGCGCGACTATGGCGTTGGCGCCCAGGTTCTGGCAGAGCTGGGCATTCATGAGCTGGTGCTGCTGACCAACACGCATCACACGCTTGTCGCGCTGGAGGGCTATGGCCTGACCATCGCCGAAGAACGCCGTATTGATTGA